A genomic segment from Streptosporangium roseum DSM 43021 encodes:
- a CDS encoding SseB family protein — protein sequence MQEWEPANTFEEYLGSAFAAGDLVLCLSMLRHAEFALPITPAAAEGHEPAVWPVEADDERTWLLVYTSIEAMRTGTGGAVRHCRVVTLPELAAAWPDLRWGLAVNPGLPVHFFLESGAVARLAVPSLAQDREAEPESGVAIVQKLLRPRDVHAYLADGGSRVSGYCHHALDVAHIATPTVLVDALGQSADEMVTEEGSVVILRWYAVGPDLYRTPYGGLDEETMAAVGGWVIEEPPFIGMGLVPNVDQLIREYKVDGVELPYGAEICELTIEGVERRHAMYNGDLGRWMPIQDAPAGAPDRGRGSEGHP from the coding sequence GTGCAGGAATGGGAGCCGGCGAACACGTTCGAAGAGTATCTGGGGTCGGCGTTCGCGGCCGGTGATCTCGTCCTCTGCCTGAGCATGCTGCGGCATGCGGAATTCGCGCTGCCGATCACTCCGGCCGCCGCGGAGGGTCACGAGCCGGCCGTCTGGCCGGTCGAGGCCGACGACGAGCGGACCTGGCTGCTGGTCTACACCTCGATCGAGGCGATGCGGACCGGGACCGGCGGCGCCGTCCGGCACTGCCGGGTCGTCACGCTGCCCGAGCTGGCGGCCGCCTGGCCTGACCTGCGCTGGGGGCTGGCGGTCAATCCCGGCCTTCCAGTCCATTTCTTCCTGGAGTCCGGCGCGGTGGCCAGGCTCGCGGTGCCGTCGCTGGCCCAGGACCGCGAGGCCGAGCCGGAGTCCGGAGTGGCGATCGTGCAGAAGTTGCTCCGGCCCCGTGACGTCCACGCCTACCTCGCCGACGGCGGGTCCCGGGTCTCCGGTTACTGCCACCACGCTCTGGACGTCGCGCATATCGCGACTCCGACCGTGCTGGTGGACGCGCTGGGGCAGTCCGCCGACGAGATGGTGACCGAGGAGGGGTCCGTCGTCATCCTGCGGTGGTACGCGGTCGGGCCGGACCTCTACCGCACCCCGTACGGCGGCCTCGACGAGGAGACCATGGCCGCGGTGGGCGGGTGGGTGATCGAGGAACCGCCGTTCATCGGCATGGGGCTGGTGCCCAACGTCGACCAGCTGATCCGCGAGTACAAGGTCGACGGGGTCGAGCTGCCGTACGGTGCCGAGATCTGCGAGCTGACCATCGAGGGGGTGGAGCGCAGGCACGCGATGTACAACGGTGATCTCGGGCGGTGGATGCCGATCCAGGACGCGCCGGCCGGTGCTCCCGACCGGGGGCGTGGATCGGAGGGCCACCCGTGA
- a CDS encoding class I SAM-dependent methyltransferase has protein sequence MTGQSSAITSEYVFDNDGAHSADQHRYLAELLDPLTSERLGQTGVTDGWNCLEIGAGGGSVALWLAERVAPTGRVLATDIKPGLIPARPGLTVVRHDIVDDPLPPDEFDLIHARLVLSHLPERQRVLERLRAALRPGGWLQVDEIDISNWSPLLTPDRGARELYETYIAAMARVLGAAGSDPTWGASAAQAMSEAGLVDVDPECRIEVWGPGSAGIGLLTSNSLHLEERFLEAGMTRTQLGDVRAVMADPGFRAVSFTVHSVLARRSL, from the coding sequence GTGACCGGGCAGAGCTCTGCGATCACGTCCGAATACGTCTTCGACAACGACGGGGCCCACTCCGCCGACCAGCACCGGTATCTGGCCGAACTCCTCGACCCCCTGACCTCCGAACGGCTTGGGCAGACCGGCGTCACCGACGGCTGGAACTGCCTGGAGATCGGAGCGGGGGGCGGCAGCGTGGCCCTGTGGCTGGCCGAGCGGGTGGCACCGACCGGCCGTGTGCTGGCCACCGACATCAAGCCCGGCCTCATCCCCGCCCGTCCCGGGCTCACCGTCGTCAGGCACGACATCGTCGACGACCCGCTGCCTCCGGACGAGTTCGACCTGATCCACGCACGGCTCGTGCTGAGCCATCTGCCGGAGCGGCAGCGGGTGCTGGAGCGTCTGCGCGCCGCGCTGCGGCCGGGGGGCTGGCTCCAGGTCGACGAGATCGACATCAGCAACTGGTCGCCGCTGCTCACCCCCGACCGGGGGGCGCGGGAGCTGTACGAGACCTACATCGCCGCCATGGCCCGGGTGCTGGGCGCCGCCGGCAGCGATCCGACCTGGGGCGCATCCGCCGCGCAGGCGATGAGCGAGGCGGGCCTGGTCGACGTCGACCCCGAGTGCCGGATCGAGGTGTGGGGTCCGGGCTCCGCCGGGATCGGCCTGCTCACCAGCAACAGCCTCCACCTGGAGGAGCGCTTCCTGGAGGCGGGCATGACCAGGACCCAGCTCGGGGACGTCCGGGCGGTCATGGCGGACCCGGGATTCAGGGCGGTCTCGTTCACCGTCCACTCGGTCCTCGCACGCAGGAGCCTGTGA